TCGCGTTCGAGCAGACGCCAGAACACGACGCCATATCGGCGCAGCAACGTCATTGCGATGTGTTCGAGCACGTCGGGATCGGTCGGCGGCGGGCGGTGGGTGGAAGAAGAGGAGGCTGCGTCAGCCGAAGCGGCCGGCCGGCGCCGCACCAGTGCCCAGCGTCCCGCATCGTCCATCCCGCCGATCAGCGCACCGGCGCCGCGCGGACGCCGGCTTCCGTAGTACGCGTTGCGCTTTGCCACGGGCTTGAGCAGAGCGCGCAATCCAGCGAAGCTGTCCGAATTCACGAGCCCTGCCGCAACCAGTTCGCCCAGCGCGTTTTCGAGTTCGATCTTCAGTATCCGCGCTTCCGACAGCAGTTCGTCGAAGAACATCGCGCCGTGCGCGGCGAGCACGTCGTACACCTGCTGGGCGCGCGCGGAAAGCTCGGGCAATTTCGACTGGTCGATCAGCGCGCTCCACATGCCGACATGACGCCGCGGCAGCAACACGATCGGCGTGCTGCGAACCGGCGCACTGGCAGCGCGCGACCGTTCCGTCAAACGCGTCCACACCACCTTGCCCGAGCGGCATAGTTCATCGAGCGACGTGATCGAATAGTCCTTGAGACGGGCCGGCAGGATGTCTTCTTCCCATGCGCCCGCGGCCGCCTGAAAACCCTCGAGCTGATCGACGACCGCAGCGAGCGCATCGCGTCCTTCGCCGCGGGTGTCGGGCGTCAGGTGTTGCCATGCGAACAGGAAGCGCATGAAGTCGTGCCTCTCCACCGGCTCGATCTCGCGACGCAGACGCTTCACCGTATAGCGGTTGATGCGCGCGAGCAGATGCCGTTCGCACCATTGCTCTTCGGTGGCGCCGGGTGTGAAGCGGCCGCGCATCACATAGCCTTGCGCTTCGAGTTGCGTCAAGGCCTGCGTCACCGACGCAACCGGCAACGCCAGCGCGCCTGCGATCTGTGTCACGGGCGACGGGCCGAACCCGGTCATGCGCGCGCGGATCAGCTCAACCAGGGCTTCGTCTTCGTTCCACGCTTCCGTAAAGCCTCTCGGCGCGCGCAGGGACGGCTCCACCGGCGCGTCGGGGAAGAGCGCGCGCAGGCAGGTCAGACGCTCGGCCGGCAGCCAGAGCGCGTTGTCGGCGGCCACCTGCATGCGGGTGGCGCGGCCGCCTGTAGCCAGCGCTTCCAGCCATGCGGGCCAGCCGACGTTGCGCTGCGCTTCCGCTTCGGTGATGCACGCGAGGCCGGTCAGCGCCTCGTGCATTTCGTCGGCGCCCAGGGCTTGCGGCCACGCTTCGTCGCGCACGCTCGCGATCGCTTCGGGGTCGAGCGCGCCGAGATCGTCGGCGGAAGCGGGATCGGTCCAGCGGCGATTGAGCACGGCCTGGGTGCGGCGCTCTTCGAGGGGCGCATCGTCGAGATACGCATAGGGCTTCGCGGTCAGGATCTCGGCGGCAAGGGGCGAAGGCGCCGGCAGATCGCGCGCAACCAGCGTCACGTTGCCCTGTTCGATCCGGCGTAGCAGGCGCAGCCAGCCATCGGTGTCCATCGCTTCATGCAGACAGTCGTCGACCGTCTGGTCGACGAGCGGATGATTCGGCAATTCGCGTTCGCCGACGATGTTCTCCAGACACGCCGCCTGATCCGGAAACACTGCCGCGAGCAGATCGTCGCTGCGCATGCGCTGGATCTGCGGCGCGGTCTTGCGCCCGCCGCTATAACGCGGCAGCGCGAGCGCGGTCGTCGCATTCCAGCGCCAGCGCACACCGAACAGCGGTGCATCGAGCAGCGCCTGGATCAGCAGGTGTTCGGCCGTATTCGAATGCAGATAGCGCCAGACTTCATGGAGCGCGAAGCTGTGGCTGCCGGTCAGCGACAGGATGATCGCGTCCTCGGTCGCCGCCGCCTGCAACTCGAAATTGAACGTGCGGCAGAAGCGTTTGCGCAGCGCGAGGCCCCACGCGCGGTTCAGGCGGCTGCCGAACGGTGCGTGAATCACGAGCTGCGTACCGCCGGATTCGTCGAAGAAGCGCTCCATCACAAGCGTGTCCTGCGTCGGCAGCACGCTCAGCGCGGAACGCGCGCGGGCCAGATACTCGACGATCTGCCGGGCGGCCGTCTCGTCGATGCCGATGTGCTCCATCAGCCAGTCGATCGCGTGTTCGATGTGCGCCGCGAGCATGGCCGGGGCCGTGAGTTCGGTGACTGCGGCGCCGCCGTCGGATTGCCCATCCGCAAGATCCGCAACGGCCGCAACCGGCTGTCCGGCGAACGCAGGTTCAGATGCTTGCATTAGCAACCGGTCGATCTGCGCGCGCAGGCGCGCAACTCCCATCGACAGTTCGTCACTCCGTCCCGGCGCCTCACCGAGCCAGAACGGAATGTTCGGCGACTGTCCGTGCGCATCCTCGACGCGCACGCGCCCCGTTTCCACGCGAAGGATCCGGTACGACGCATTGCCGAGCTGGAACACATCGCCGGCAAGACTTTCGACTGCGAAATCCTCGTTGACGGTGCCGATGTTGACGCCTTGCGGTTCGAGCACCACCGCGTAATCCGCGTTCTCGGGAATCGTGCCGCCCGACGTGACGGCGACCAGCCTGCTGCCGCGCCGTCCGCGCAGCATCCCTCCCACGACGTCACGATGCACGTACGCAGCACGCGGCCCGTGGCGGCTCGTATAGCCTTCCGCGAGCATGCGCAGTACGGCATCGTACTGCTCGCGCGTGAGGTCCGCGTAGGGCGCCGCGTGCCGCACGAGATCGAACAGCGCATCCTCGCTCCATTCCTGGCTTGCCACCTCGGCAGTGATTTGCTGCGCGAGCACGTCGAGCGGCGCGCGCGGGATCTCGAGCGTATCGAGTTCGCCGCGCCGCACGCAGTCGAGAAGCGCGGCGCATTCGATCAGGTCATCGCGCGAGGTCGGAAAGAGCCGGCCTTTCGGCATGCCGCCGACCTGGTGCCCGGAACGCCCGACACGCTGCAAGAATGCCGCAATGCCGCGCGGCGAACCCATCTGGCAGACTAGATCGACGTCGCCGATATCGATGCCCAGTTCAAGCGACGCAGTCGCAATCAGCACGCGCAATTCGCCGCGCTTGAGCTTTTGTTCGGCGTCGAAGCGATGTTCCTTCGACATGCTGCCGTGATGCGCGGCCACCGCTTCCTTGCCGAGCCGTTCCGTCAGATGCCGCGACGCGCGTTCGGCCATCCGGCGCGTGTTGACGAAGACGAGTGTCGTCCGATGCAGTGCCACCAGTTCCGCGAGCCGGTCGTAGACACGGTCCCACACTTCGTTCGGCATCACCGCTTCGAGCGGTACGGGTGGCAGTTCGAGCGCGAGATCGCGGGCCCGCACATGGCCTACATCGATGATCGCGCAAGCGGAGGGCGCGTCGTCGCTGGGGCTGGCGCCGCCGGTCAGAAAGCGCGCGACGGCCGCAACCGGCTTTTGTGTCGCCGACAGGCCGATGCGCGGCAGGCGCCGGCGACACAGCGCGTCGAGCCGTTCAAGACTGAGCGACAGATGACTGCCGCGCTTGCTGCCCGCGATCGCGTGGATTTCGTCGACGATCACCGTGCGTGTAGTCGACAGCATGCGTCGACCGGAGTCTGAACCGAGCAGCACGTATAACGATTCCGGCGTCGTGACGAGAATGTGCGGCGCGCGCTTGCGCAGCGCGTTGCGCTCCTGCTGCGTGGTGTCGCCGGTGCGCACGGCGGTGCGGATATCGAGCGCCGGCAGGCCGCGTTCGGCGAGCTCGTTCGCGATGCCTTCCAGCGGCGTCTGCAGGTTGATCCGGATGTCGTTGGAGAGCGCCTTCAGCGGCGAAACGTAGACGACGAGGGTCGCGTCGGGCAGTGCGCCGTCGTTGGCGAGGCCCTGCTTGACCAGTTCATCGATGGCCGACAGAAACGCCGTGAGCGTCTTGCCGGAGCCCGTCGGCGCGGCGACGAGCGTTGGGCGGCCGCGGCGGATCTCCGGCCAGGCGGCGGTCTGGGCGTCGGTGGGGGCGGGGAAGGTTTTCAGGAACCAGGCGGCGACGGCCGGATGGAAATCGGCCAGCACGCCGGCTGCTGGGGAGCCGGAGGTCATGGAACTGCAATTGGGGGCGCGACGTGCCATTTCCAGAGGGCGTCTCGACGCCCGTCCGTTCGGTGGTCAAGTGGAAAGTCTCGCAGGTTTTGACGAGGCGTGCCAGGCGTGTGGTTTTCAGTAGCCTTTCACGCTTATCGTGCGTCTGAAGAATCGCGATGGTTGCAGTATCGTCGCAGGCTCACCATCCGCGATGGAGCACTGACCATGCGAGACAACCAGCTTGGCCGTACCGGTGCCCGTCAACAATGATCGCAATCTCATCGGGACCCGCCTCGGGTCTGTTGGCGTCTGTCGCGAGGACCGCGACATCTGGGGGTTCCGGTATGGGCGCTACCGGGACGGGTTGGACTGCCCACGTGCCATCGATATAAACGGCCTGACTACGGACCATGCCAGACGCTTCGCCCCGCAATTCAGATGTCAGCTCTCCCCACGACCGTATCGCCATTCTCGAAGATCTGCTCGCTTTTCACTGCGAGCGGAATATGCACGGGGTCGATGCGATATTCGGGATGGTTGCCTGGCTTGAGTGCGGCAAGAGACCAGACCTTTGCGTCGAGGGACTACGCTCAAGAATCCAGTATGCGCAGGTCGGCCTGACCCGGCTCGCGCATGAGCTGGCAATCAGCAACCTCGACACTGACGCTACGCGGGCGGCGATACTGCGCTCGTCGTTTGTCGCATCGCACCCGGAACCGCTGTCGTGAATCCCGATTGCGGGGATGCGGTGCCATGTCCTGCATGAATGCCGGGCGATAAAGCATCGGGAGGCAGGCGCATGGACGAAGTCGCGGTGATCCTGCTCGCGGGGGCAGCGGTCGTAACATTGCTGCCGGCGACATTCATTGTCGGCGTAGTCATGTTCACACGACGTGACGGTGCACCACCCAGTCCAGACTTACTCCGATTATTCAGGATTGCTTCTTGAAACAGCAAAACCGACAGAAAACGCCGATAGCATGATTTATACATAACGCATCAATTTCGCTCATCACCCAAATTCATCCCAATAAATAGAAAAAATGCTATTTATCGTTGTTTGACTAAATTGTTGGGAATTCCAGACGCCCTCGGGAAGTTGATTTGACGTTTATCTCGCACTACTTCCTAAGCCGGACGAGCCGGAACCAAACAGGTAGTACGATGCGTAGCCATATAGCCAGCCGATGCCGAAGTGAACCATGAAGGCCGATCTGATTGAGCGTTACGCGGCGAATTTGCACGGCGTGCTGTCGTGCTTTGACCGAATCCTGATCACGGGCACGCTGCCTGGCGCGTGCTACGCAGCGGGCATGACGAGTTTTCTGAACGCCAACGGCATTCGCCTATTCGACTACGCCAGGTTCGCCGAACCGCTGCGCGAACGCATCCGTGTGCGCGCGCAAGAGGTCTGCGCTGCCGCCGGCATCGAGATTGAGCACGTCAACAAGAGCCACATCCGCAAGGAAGATCTGGTGGCACGCGTGCTGCAGGGGCGTGGCGATGCACCCGGGCTGGTGCACGTCATCTCGGCGATGGAGGCCTGCCCGAGCTACAAGCCGTGGCACGACAAGAGCAGCGGCAAGACCTACCTGCGCCCCGAGACGGGCAAGTGTCTGCACTACTACTTCTACTTCATCGATGACGAACTCGGGCTGTGCTACCTCAGGGTCCCGACCTGGGCACCGTTCGGCTTGCAGTTCTACTGCAATGGCCACGGCGCCGTGGCCCGTGCGCTCAAGCGCGAGGGCATCGGGTTCGTGCAGGCCGACAACGCCTTTTTGCGCATTGCCGATATGGACCGTGCACAGGCCATCGCCGACGCGCTGAGCCCCGATATGCTGCATGAGCGACTGGACCGCTACGCGCAGTGGCTGTGCCCGGTGCTCGACGTGTTCGGCCAGACCTACCACTGGAGCCTGCGGCAGGCCGAGTATTCCACTGACCTGATGTTCCGCAGCCAACAGACGCTGGTGCCGCTGTACGACGTGCTGTCGCGTCAGGCGGTGCTGGCCGCGCACGCCGGGAAAGTAGCCGGCTTCCTGGGCAAGAAGGTCACGCCGCAATTGGCGCAGGAGATCGGCTCGCGGCTGTCCACCCGCATCGAGGGACGCTGCATCAAGCACCATATGGGCGTTGCCAGCGTCAAGGTTTACGACAAGTTCTCCCATGTGTTGCGGATAGAAACCACCATCAACGACGTGAGCTTCTTCAAACACCACCGCAAGGTGGAACACAGGAATGGCCAAAGCACCTACGAACTCGCAGCGTTGAGGAAAACCATCTACAGCCTGTTCGACCTGCGCGAGATCATGCTGGGCTGCAACCAGCGCTACCTCGCGTTTTTGTCGAGTCTGGATGACCCCAGCGCAGGTGAGCGCGACCTTCAACGTTTGAGCCAGTCCCGCGTGGGCAGTAATGAGCGCAGGGTCAAAGGACTCAACTTCTTCAACGGCGGCGAGCAAGCACTGCTGCGTGCCTTGCAGCGCGGCGAGTTCAACGTGCATGGCCTGCGCCGTGCCGATCTGGCCAGGCATGTGGACATGAGCGCCCCGGTGCTGTCCCGACAGCTCTCGCGACTGCGCACACTCGGCTTGATCAAGAAGGTGGCCCATACCTACCGCTACTACCTCACGCGTCTGGGCCGCGCCGCCATCGCTGCTGCCTGTTCTCTCACCCGTTTCAACATCGTTCCAATTCTGGCCGCAGCACACTGAAGTCTTCTCACAAATCGCGAAGACTTAACTTTTTAGTTACTAAATTGCGATCTCGCCCGAAATTGCGAATGCGACGCGTAGCTTCGAATCCCGCGGTTTCGCTTGTTCCTCTCAACGAACCGGTATGCGTATGAATGCTGTAACGAAGTCTCTGACGGATGTGTTGCGCCATCCGAGCGCGCGCCTGACCCAGCGTCTGCGGATCTGGCTCGGTACGCTTGATCTCGGCCTCGACGTGCTCGACTTCAAGGTGCGCGCGGGCCTCTGCAATGACTATACGGTCGATATAACGGTTACGTCGTCGCAGCTGGATATCGACGGCAAGCGCTGCGTCGGGAGGCGGGCGGGGCTACAGATTGACGAACTGGCGACGGTCCCTTCGGTAAGCTATATCGATCCTGTCAACCATGAAGCGGCCACCTTCAACGGAGTCGTCACGCGCTGGAAACGTATCCGTGTGAGCCGCGACGAGGCCGCCTACCAGCTGCGAATCGAGCCACGCTTCGCAGCCCTGCTCAAGCAGATAGTCAAGTCCGAGACGTTCAGGGACAAGACGTTTCAGGAGATCGTCACCGAGCTCGTTGTCGACCGGAAAAACTTCGACCCCTTCGATATCGAGTTCCATCTCGAAGGGGCGCAGGAGAAATTCGAACAGGTCGTCATGTACGAGGAGTCGGTGTGGGCGTTTATTGTCAGGCACGCCAGGCGCAAAGGAATTTTCTGGTCTACAAACAGGGACGCGGCAAGGAAGGCAAGCTCGACACCCTCGTATTTTACGGACAACCCGCGCGGCTATATCCGCTCGCTTGAGCTTCCACTCATGCCGGATTCCGGCCTGACGGGCAACTGGCACGAGGCGGTACTCAAGGTCAACGAAAAGCGTACGCTGGTCGCGGCCTGCATCGAGCTTTGGGAGCGCAACTATCGGACGCCCGAGGACCAGTTACGGGCGACGGCGAACGTCTCCGATGACGCTGACGACCGCTCGGTATTCGGGCAGATCAGTCGCAGCGCGGAATTCCATCTGACGCCGGAACAGGGCGAAGCACTCGCGCAGGTGCGGCGTGACGAGCAGATCGCGCGGCAGGCGACGCTGTCGGGCACGACCAACGCGAAGGGTGTAGTACCGGGCGTCGTCGTAAAGCTGACCAATACGAAGGTCGCAAGCGCCGAATATGGCTTCGTGATTACTTCGATGAAGATGAAGGGCAGCCGTACGAAACCGGCCTACACAAAGTTCAAGGCGATGCCCGCGCACCTCGCCTACCGGCCCGAGTTCGTATACGAGCGGGACTGGAGATTTCTGAATGGCCCCGTCGTCGGCGTTGTCACGACATTTGATACCGCGCCTTACGCGTGTCTCGACGAGTTCGGGCGCTATCCCGTCCTTCCGAAATTTCTCCAGGGTTCGGCGAGCACCGAAAAGCAGGTCCTTTATCTGCGCCTCCTGCGTCCGTCGTCGTCCTATCAGGGCGGCTTTCACTCGCCACTGCTCCCGACGACCGAAGTCCTGCTCGAAGCCGCCCACAACGATGTGGACCGCCTTCACATATCCGGTGCCCTGCACGACTATTCGCACCCTGACGTCGTACACGGCGCACAGGCGATGTTCAGCTATGCAATCTGGCGCTCGCCGCTACGCGGCGCGGAGATCGTCTTTAACGATCTGAAGGACAAGGAAAGCGCGCGCATCGCGACGGTGTACAGCCAGTCGGCGGTGAACCAGGGCTACCTGCTCAACAGCAAAAAGCTCCTGCGGGGTGAAGGATCAGAAATTACGACCCAGGGCTGGGGCACGATGCGAGCCGCCAAGGGGCTGTTCTTCTCGGCGGACGCGGCGGCCGGGGCCGATACGCCGCACCTTGAGATGCCCGCAGCCGTCGCGCAACTCAAGGCGGCATTGCAACGTGTAACGGACCTTGCGGCGGCGACGGCGCAGGCCGGGGCCGACCCTGCCGACCGGGTCACGCAGGCGGCGCTCGTCGACGGCCTGAACCAGCTTCGCGATGCGGGACTGCTCGCCAGCGCTCCGGGCGGCATGGCGTTCGTAACGCCGAAATCGGCGCAGCACTCGGCGGGCCAGAACGTGATCGTCACCGCGGGTCAGGACATGGACGTCAGCGTCGTGAAGCGTCTGCGCATGGTAGCGGGTGACCTGATTTCGTTATGCGCGCACAGACTCGGCATCAACCTGACCGCCGCTAAGGGCAAGTTTACGGCTGCGGCGCTGACGGACGGGATGGATCTGTTCGCGCAGAAGCAGTTGCGTGTCGCGAGTGAGAGCGCGGACGTTCAGGTCGCGGCGAAGTCGAAAATCACGCTGAACAGCGGCGGGGCGTCATTGGTGATTGAAAACGGCAACATGACTTTTCACTGTCCTGGTGCGTTCACGATCAAGGCCGGCTCGTTCACGTTTGTGGGACCCGACAACGTACCCGCCGTACTGCCCGTCCTGCCGAAAGGCGACCTGACGCTCAATGAGCGGTACTCCCATACGAACTGACACCTCATGATTATCAGCCCCCCGTTTCTGCCTGAATCTGGCCTCACTGCTACCGACGGATCGAAGCCCGACCCCATGATGGACGCGGTCGACAAGTTCGAACTCGCGCACGGCATCTACCCGATCGCCTTCGACCGGCGCTGGCATTGCGGCGTCCATCTCGCACCCCACGACCATGGTCCTGTCTATGCGATCGCCGATGGCGAGGTCGTCGCGTACCGGGTCTGCCAGCACGCGATTGACTCGGGCAATGGCAACGCGGGCTTCGTCCTGCTCAGGCACTCGACCGAAACGGGCGATGGTCGCAAACTGACGTTCTATTCGCTCTATATGCATCTGCTGCCGCTCGCGGAGTACCAGCCGTTCGGGCACGACGGGAGACGACTGCCCGAGTTCCTCCGGAAACCTACTGGCCAGGTTGCCCAGGGTGCCGTGGAACCAGCGGTCGCTGGCGGCGACAACACGGTGCGACGCAAGGACGTCATCGGATTTCTCGGGCGTTATGACAGCGTGACCTACACGCACTTCGAGATCTTCACGACGCCGGCCGATTTCGATGCGTACTTCGGCCATACGCAGCTTGGCAACGCCGCGCCGGACACACCGACAGGTTCGGACTGCTGGGGGCACACGTACTACACGATCCCTGCGGGGCAGCAGTTCTACGCGCTCCCTCCGGGAACGGACGCGCACAACAAATTACACGGTATCAAGTTCGAGACGCGGCAGGCGGGGACGAATACGCCGCCGCTCGTCGTCGAGACGTACTTCAGCAAGGGAGCGAAATATACCAACGTCTGGAGCGTCGAGGCGGACGGTTCGCGTACGCAGCTGACGGAGTCACCGGTGTGCGAGGCCGATTACGAATACGATCTTTATCACCGAGCGACGGCGCTCTACGGCACCTGTCCGAGCGACGGCTACGAGATGCTACGTTTCGGGCGCATCCTCTCGACGCCCGCAACCCTCGCCGGCGCAGCCTGTGCGACGTGGGTACAAGTGACCTACGCTGCGGGAAAGCAAGGCTATATCAATATCAACAACGCGGCGATCAAGAAGCTGTCCGACGCGGATTTCCCGTCGTTCATGGGCTTGCAAAAGCTCAGCGACGGCAATACGCCCTTCAGCAGCGACGGCTTGTGCGATATCGACGCGCTCAAGAAACTCGTCAAGGATGCTGCGGACAGCGCACAGCCTACGGTCTCGACACAAACGACAGAAGTACAAAAGGCAGACGAGCTTTCGGGCTACGTCAGGAGCCACGATGGTGTACGCCACGCTCTCCGCGGATTTATCTGCAACGCCCCCAGCGAATGGGATGGTACGAACAACCAGACGCGTTACGCAAAGCTGCTCGACGAGGGCGGTTTCTATTACGGCAACGAGCAGGGCTACAACAAGTTCATCAATTACCTCAAGGAAATCCAGTTCTGCGATACGACCGGCTTGCCCGCCGGGCAGAAGCTCTGGTTCTTCCATCCACTCGCGTTCATCCGGCATTTCAGGAAGTGCGGATGGTTGAGCAAGGACGAGTTTAAGCAGATCTACTCGGATAGGCGCTACAGTAGAAATCAGCGACCATCTCCGGATCAATTGCGTAATACCTACTTGAGGCCGCTAAATCTGGCAGTACGAAAATTTGGTTTAACGTCCCCCGTTCGGCTTGCCCATTATCTTGGCCAAGGTGCCGTTGAAAGCGCATGGCTCGCATCGATGCAGGAAACGAGCATGCTAGGGCACCTCGAAAGTGATGGATTTCATGGAACGGTGATAAATCCGGCGTCGGAAGTTGCAGAATCCACGTTGGGACATTGGTACGGTCAGATTCCTACTGAGGACGATGCTTGGTTCCGCTCGGTAAAATTCAACAGACACGGGGTGCGCATTACGGGTTCATACGACTGGCAGAACGGCAACTGCGATCGAGAAGATTCCCAAAAGTTTCGAGGGCGGGGTTTCAAGCAGCTTACTGGGCGAAGCAATTACGCAGATTACTGGACGTTCAAGGGGTGGATTTTGAGTACGTCGTTTACCGCATCATGGTGGACCGACCCAGCGTATATTGCGCACAATCGCAGCGGTATGACAAAAAAACCCGCGATGATTGATGCCCCTCAGAGAGTTGCCCTTCCTGAGAATAGTCTGGATAGCGGGGGATTTTATTTGCGATTCGAAAGGCCAAAAGTGACTAGACGTATCGACATGGATTCTTCGCAACCGGCTATCTCTGATTCGGACAAGCAAAAAGAACGGCAAATCTCGCGCGACGTTACATATGCGATTAATGGTGGTTATATTGACTGGGAGCGACGGCTTGATTTCACTCGTTCTGCTAAAGAAATTATTTCGTGAGAGTTCGGAAATGCCTAGAATCGGATGGGGTTTGGTTGTGCTGGCATCAGTCTTTCTCGCAGGAGCCGCTCACGCAGATGATACCTATGAGGTAGCTGGTTCCTCAATTACAATCGACAACTCTAGAAAGTGCTCACTTGACAAGCCTCCGCTTTATGCAATCGAGAGTTTCGACAAATCGGCGGTAATGGTCTCAGAAACTGGCTATATCCCAAAACAGGATCTAGCCACTTGTCAAGCTGGGCGGGTAGTCCACGTCCTCTCGATCCCGTCAAATGTGGGGGTACTGTCCGACATAAATCTCTCAAAGGATATTTATGTTGCCCTCGATTTTGTTAGCGTGCGGCCATTCACATATCTGGCTACTGTTGCACGTATCGGAACATCGCGAAACCTTGTGTCGATAAGGGGGGCGTATATTCCGGGCCGGAGACTTAGTGAACTGAGGGAATCCGCTTTTGGTGGTAGCGGCGAGGCGGGGACTGCGATTATCTCTCCCAATGGACGCTATGCCGCGCCAAGCGGCGAAATGGACTGTTCACAAGACGCCTATCCGGGCGTGTGGGACGTTCGGGGCAACCGACGTGTCGTAGCGACGGACGACGCCTGCGCGGCGCTCTTTAAATGAAACGAATCCCTCGAAATGAAATCTCCGATCCGAAAAGGCGACGAACTCGAACACGGCGGCGAAGTGACGGGCGGCTCGCCCTGGACCAACTTCATGGGCCGCCCGCTCGCCCGAAAGGGTGACACGGCTATCTGCAACCAGCACGGCCCGACCGTCATAGACGAAGGTTACGCGCGGTTTCCCGACCGTAATGGCACGGAGGTCGCCTTCCATCATTACCGCTGCGCGTGCGGTTGCCGGCTGATCTCGTCGCTTCAGAACGTCAATATCGAGTAATGCCGGTCGACCTTTCTTTAGCGGGACGCCCTAGCGCCTACCCGCGCCGCCCCCGGTTCTGGCCGTGGTGGTTCTGCATCTGGCTCGCCTGCAACGTATTCGGCGTTGCCATTGCCATGCTGCTCTGGCCGAAAGGCCAGCCAGCAAGCGGAGGATGGTTCTGGTTCTGTTTCGTTGGCGCTCCTAACGGTACGTTCCTGATCCTGTTGGCTATCGAGCGGGCCGGTTACGAGGGGCTCTGGTACCGGGCGCACTGGCGCAACCATCATCGCAGCCGGTGGCTGACGGCGCGACTACGCACGGCGCAGAAGCCGCTTCAGGTGCTCGGCGTCGGGTGCTGTTTGCCGCTTGGCAAACAGACGCTTGCGGACGCGATTGCCGCCGGG
The DNA window shown above is from Paraburkholderia sp. BL10I2N1 and carries:
- a CDS encoding M23 family metallopeptidase; amino-acid sequence: MIISPPFLPESGLTATDGSKPDPMMDAVDKFELAHGIYPIAFDRRWHCGVHLAPHDHGPVYAIADGEVVAYRVCQHAIDSGNGNAGFVLLRHSTETGDGRKLTFYSLYMHLLPLAEYQPFGHDGRRLPEFLRKPTGQVAQGAVEPAVAGGDNTVRRKDVIGFLGRYDSVTYTHFEIFTTPADFDAYFGHTQLGNAAPDTPTGSDCWGHTYYTIPAGQQFYALPPGTDAHNKLHGIKFETRQAGTNTPPLVVETYFSKGAKYTNVWSVEADGSRTQLTESPVCEADYEYDLYHRATALYGTCPSDGYEMLRFGRILSTPATLAGAACATWVQVTYAAGKQGYININNAAIKKLSDADFPSFMGLQKLSDGNTPFSSDGLCDIDALKKLVKDAADSAQPTVSTQTTEVQKADELSGYVRSHDGVRHALRGFICNAPSEWDGTNNQTRYAKLLDEGGFYYGNEQGYNKFINYLKEIQFCDTTGLPAGQKLWFFHPLAFIRHFRKCGWLSKDEFKQIYSDRRYSRNQRPSPDQLRNTYLRPLNLAVRKFGLTSPVRLAHYLGQGAVESAWLASMQETSMLGHLESDGFHGTVINPASEVAESTLGHWYGQIPTEDDAWFRSVKFNRHGVRITGSYDWQNGNCDREDSQKFRGRGFKQLTGRSNYADYWTFKGWILSTSFTASWWTDPAYIAHNRSGMTKKPAMIDAPQRVALPENSLDSGGFYLRFERPKVTRRIDMDSSQPAISDSDKQKERQISRDVTYAINGGYIDWERRLDFTRSAKEIIS
- a CDS encoding PAAR domain-containing protein, which translates into the protein MKSPIRKGDELEHGGEVTGGSPWTNFMGRPLARKGDTAICNQHGPTVIDEGYARFPDRNGTEVAFHHYRCACGCRLISSLQNVNIE